In Oncorhynchus tshawytscha isolate Ot180627B linkage group LG08, Otsh_v2.0, whole genome shotgun sequence, the genomic window ACAGAGTCTGATTTACACACAAATAACCACCCGATGATCTGAGACTTCCCTCTCCCTAGGGTCTCCTTGCCATGCACAGTATTATCAGACACAACACTGTACTTCTGGAGGGATAAGATACAGTAGCTTCTGGGAAGGTTTGTTTATTTTTAGAGGTGATTATTGAAGGAATGTTAAGTAGGTCATTTCTCCCTGTTAGAATACTAATACAGAGTTAGTCTCGAGGGACAAACGGTTTAAGTTTCTTTACATTTACCCTTCAGTGGCCACACGCAGAGCAAAATTAATTATTGACAGGCGTCAGAGACTGAGTGAAAAATAAAGGACATTATTGACAGGGGAGGGAAGAGCTTCGAGTTATTGCTCCACCACATTTCATTAGGGCTTGTTGTGGGGGCTGCAGACTACAGACCAGGGAGAGATCGAAAGAGAGAATATCCAGAATCATCACTGACATCAAGCATATCTGTAAACTAGTATGGGTTGTTGTATTGATGTTGTTCATATAGCTGTAATGTTAGCGGATTCCTTCAGGTACACAGGGTGGAGCACCAATTAGAATAGTCCGTTGACCTGCTCAGTCTCAGGGTCCAGGTCAATGTCGTAGCAACATGGCCTTGTGGGCATCTAGGATGGGgcagaaaaaaataacaatatcagTATATTTGTGTCCTCTGATCAAGAGATTGATTCAGTTGATTCTCTGTTGAGGCCAGTGCTTTCTTACCATGCCAACCAGAGGGTAGAGGAACCCAGCACCCACACTGGCACGAATGTCCCTGATGGGCAGGACGAACCCTGTGGGCACCCCCTTTTTATCCGCCTCGTGGGACAGGGACAGATGAGTCTTTGCCATGCAGATGGGCAGATTCCCCAAAGCCCTGGACAAGACAATAATGGCATTCAATGAAAGGAGATTAAAACCTCAAATAGAAATGCAAGTCTGACAGAATTTCACCAACAAAAATAGTCTGGCCTTaagtctctttttttttcttgaaCCTTCAAGGATGAAGTTGACAACGAAAGGCCCAGGTCCTTGAGTAGAATGAGCTCCAGATATCATGTAAACAAATAACCATCTCGATTAAAATCCTTGGTCTCATAGCCATTGTACCCATTTGGTGTCAAGCTCCACCTTGTGCTGGGCATCTGGCAGCCGCTCTATGTTATCAGCCCCGTAGAGCTTCTGAGCAATGATCCGGATCTTCTCCACAATGGGCAGCTAAAAGTgattcagacagacaaacacacacatatgcatgacATATGAGTACCATAAAACTGGTTCAGGTCATCTACACGGATTCGTCAACATGTTTCAATTTAGTGCATTTGCAACAGtaccaacccactgggcacaccacatcATTTTAACGTGGacaattgggtaatatttggttgagacgttggtCAATGAGTAAGTTGAATTTCCagtgtgttatcactatgctttcaaccatataaaagcacaaccaaattccaatcgAAAAACAAAGTCccatttttggtttagttgtcacacATGCTGTTCCAGATTCTGCACAGTACAACAGCAACAGCAactgtgaagatctccacagacctgagACGACCCATGCATGatatcttgaacatgcacgcttAATAGGATTACATAAGAACAAATGTATAGTCACATTAACctcaatgtggccatggatgtgttactcattttaaggttgaatgttacAAACTAATGTAAGATAGCCTTAACATTAGGCTATTTACTATATTTCATGTAAAAGTCATATTAacttgtgtttggttgacaacacaACCAAACATCAACATTTAAAGGATATGCATCTACTGCTTGTATagttccatctgagccactggcttaatcccattctttatcatttatttttggttgagttggagCTGTGAATCCAGCATATCATTTGTTAACAAGTTAATAGGCTATATATTTTACACGACACAAGCAGGTGtgctgctcgtcgaacatctcattccaaaatcatgggcattaatatggagttggtcccccctttgctacaATAAGTCTCTACTCTTCtgcgaaggctttccactagatgttggaacattgctgtggggacttgcttccattcagccacatgagcattattgaggtcgggcactgatgttgggtgactaggcctggctcacagtcggaattccaattcatcccaaaaatggtcgatggggttgaggtcagggctctgtgcaggccagtcaagtttttccacacagatctcgacaaaccatttctgtatggacctcgctttgtgcacgggggcattgtcatgctgaaacaggaaagggccttccccaaactgttcccacaaagttggaagcacagaatcgtctagaatgtaattgtatactgtagcgttaagatttcccttcactggaactaaggggcctagccccacaccatcattcctcctccatcaaactttacagttgacactgcattcgggcaggtagtgttttcctggcatccacaaaacccagatttgtccatcggactgccagatggtcaagcgggattcatcactccagagaaggcattgctccagagtccaatggcggcgagctttacatcacCCCAGTCGCAACGGTTGTCATTGCGCATGGTTAtcctaggcttgtgtgcggctgctcggccatggaaacccatttcatgaagctcccagcgaacagttcttgtgctgacattgcttccaggggcagtttggaactcgggattgagtgttgcaaccgaggacttTCACGTGCTACGCGCCTCAGctctcggcggtcccgttctgtgagcttgtgtggctcaCCACTTCGAGGCTGAGTCGGCAAATTCTCCTAGATGTTtcgacttcacaataacagcacttacaagcagacattttacaaactgacttgttggaaagatcgcatcctatgacggtgccaaatTAAAAgatactgagctcttcagtacgggccattctactgccaatgtttgtctatggaggttgcgtggctgtgtgctcaatttgatacacctgtcagcattgggtatggctgaaatagccaaatcctctaatttgaaggggtgtccacatacttttgtgtatatatagtgtatttcaaaagtgatattgaatagtgtttggttgtcaatgcaactaaatatcaacatttgaaggagatttaTATTGTGCTTGGCTaattccatctgtgccactgactagTCTTCAATTTCAGTTTGTCTACAAAGTAATCatttatatgttggattcacatttccatctcaaccaaaattctaagttaaagaataggactaaagcaaataaaactttatttaaagtgcatttaaagtttgatttgatgtagtCCTATTGTTTAACTTAGATTTttagttgagatggagacgtaAATCCAACATCAATTATTCATTTGcaaacaaactggaattaaagccagactaaggcaGTGGCACAGATAGAActttttttctgatagtggatataacgttgaagatctgacgttttaaaggtacaaattcaacatattttatacaaggtttttcctatgttgaaatttggttaccatgaCATAATCCTTTGGTTTAAACTTGACCCTCAACAGTTTACGtcgattacttttttcaaattcaatgtattttccacatagaTTCCACTTTACAGTACATTGACAAATTATGTTGAaataatgttgattcaaccaatttgtgcccagtgggaagccaTTGCATAGCCTATATCAGGAATCAACCAATATTCCACTGCTCCTCTGATTCCCCTTGTGCTCTCAGTCAGTCGCATGGGCAGTCACCAATCACCAGAGGGGCATACAGCAGCAGTCCTGCTCCTGTCTCTGACAGATCCACTGTAGTGGAGAATAGAGCCATTTCACATTTCGACTAACCTCGACTCAGGGGTCACAGGCacatctctcctcacctgtcagtCGCACATTGACTGATGGAGTGACATGGGGTTGATGTATGGATACTCTGCGATGAAAACAGTCATCGGAGCATAAGAAGTGAATCAGTGATTTAATCTACGGACATGACACAAGACTGATAGTGAGATGGTATGAATGGAAGTCCAGCCAGTGAACAGTCAAGATGAGAAAAACATTTACGACCTGAGCAGGATGAAAATCAATGCACCTATGTTATAAAGTGAAAACCAAGGTCTTTCAGTAAGGTCCAACGCTTGCTTTACCTCTACATCATAGAGAAACTTGAAGTCGCTGGGGGCCTCAGAAGCCCTCTGCACAGCCTGTCCCAGGGCCACAGCACCAGATCAGCCCATTGAGAGCAGCGCACCGCATCAAAGGCTCCCACTGCCTTGGCCAGGCTACAGATCAGGTCCAGCTCTGATTTCAGTGTCTGTCCTGCAGTCAGGGTCacaaaggtcagaggtcaaagcACTAATACACAGGACAATAGGGGTAAAATAGTTTCAGATGCTAACCATGACTAGGACTTACTTGAAATAATTTATTTTTGTTGACGGCCACCACCACTGGCACTCCAAAGTGTGTGGCATTTTCCACCTGTTTCCTCATGTTACTGCAACCCTTCCCGAGAAGCTCAAGGTTCTACGCAAGAACACACAATGGGTCTTGTTGATATATAGCCATTACATAACATATTGTGTATACTCTGCCTTTGTAGGACACCCCAGTGACCTTGACGAGCAAGTTAAGTGCAGCCATTTTCTACTTGCATCAATGATCACATGTAAGCAGTATGCACTGGTCCATGTAAATGAAGGGAGCTTGTGACCTGGACCTAATTGCACTCCATAATGGATGGGCCTGGGTAATTCAGATCAACTAATAGCATCAGATGAGAATTAAACCAGGTCACAAGACAGAGCGAATACCACGCTCATGCCCTTGATGCCTTCTAATGAATGATTGAGTCTTTAGTGCAGATGATGGGTAATATGTCATTaacaaaatattttcataaagggGAAGTGACACATTTAGGATGGATGCCCTTTCATTGATGTGATGAGGTGTGAAGGGGGAGGGGCTGAAGTTAAGACAGTGGGGGTGAGGGGCGGAGTAGTGTCTTAACTCTTCCACATATTCTTTGGGCAGGGGCAGTCCAGCAGTAACCTGCAGCAAGGGAGAAGTCCAGTCAAAAAGCCACCAAACTAGCATAAGCAATTATGGGATCAATCCCTACCCAATGACGTGAAACTTAGTAGTGTTTGTGGGGGTAGAGCTAAAGCAGCAGCAGAGTGAATATGAATGAGGTCTTCCTGTGTGACCGCCAAACAGCAGGAAATGTAATTACATTCTCAGCAGTGCACCTGCATTCATTGACGTGGGATAGAACATTCCATACGAGAAGATATGTGACAATAACGTGTGAACATTCTCTAGGCTGATCTGATGATTATTATTCACTGCAGTGAGCAACCATTCTTTTTCCTTTGAGGGTAAAAACCTGTCCTTCGATAGTTCTTTCTGAAGCAGTCTTTCTGAAAGCTGCCCGTTGGCACCACCGTTAGGACAGAGATGGAAAGATATTCGGAGACCCCCGGTAAACTGTGCAGTCACTCACCATTGGCCCATCTCCATGCACCTCTgtgcatggggcggcaggtagcctagtggttagagcgttggactagtaacccgaaaggttgcaagatcgaatccccgagctgacaaggtaaaataatctgtggttctgcccctgaacaaggcagttaacccactgttcgttcctaggccgtcattgaaaataagaatttgttcttaactgacttgcctagttaaataaaggtaaaataaaaacaatttataAAACATCTTCATGGTTCGGACAGTGGCCACCAGGACCACCACGTGAGGCCGGAGTAGCGGCATTTGATGTTGAAGAATGTCTCCATGCCGATGTAAGCACCGAACCCAGCCACCGTCGCTATCCCATGAGAGAGACAACCAACACTCACATTGCATGACTCGTTCATAGCTTTGTTTCTTGCCAAGGCTGTGTGTTTTAGCTCCACTTACCCACAAAGCCCTCCTGGCCGACCAGCTTCAGGGCTATCTTATCAGCCAAGATGGAGGAGTTGCCATGGGCGATGTTGGCGAAGTGTCCGGCATGGACGAACACAGGTGTTTTCTGTTGAGAGAAATGCCTCAGTCACACAGCAGCAGAACATAGACAGACTGTGGCAATGTCACCACTCAGACTCACAGCAGTCAGTCTACCACATCAAAAGCCATACCGACTCAGAATCCCTTATCTGCAGTCAACATAAGTTTAGCTAAGCAAGTTCTAGGCTTTGAAATATCTGTTGATTAGACCAAATCCTGCCTCTGTACTTCTCAAAAGAGATATAGGGGATTAGTAACTAAACTAAAAAACAGCCACAAGCAGATGCCTTCTGTCTATTCCAGACTGCGTTATCACTGCTCCGGGATAATGTAGGAAGCCTCACATCCACACTACCCTAACCAATTAATCTAAAACCCATTTTCCCACGCTGCTTTgctttcctctcctccagtcgCCGGGCCAGTACAGTTCAGCCCCCCCGGCTCTGTGGCCCCCACCCACCTCCAAAGTCTGCATCAGGTTGGGCTTGATGGCATCCCTCTTCAGCACAGTCAGGGCTCCGCTCGCACCCTGTACAGAGTGAAAGCATAGGAAGAACCTTTCAAGCCCAGAATCAACAAGCACTCATCACAAACCTCAATCCAAACACTGATCATTGCACAACCACAGTAAAATGTTGTCAAAAACAGAGCAATTGAATGTGTTGACGGCCTATGTATTGGTTAACAGTGAAGGAAAAAGACTAGGGCCACTGACCAGATCCTCTGTGGTGATGGGCTGCCCgctgcagctggtggccaccacCTTGGCCAGGCGCTGGCGCATGTCCACCAGGCTGCTGGTGAGAGCCAGCACTGGCCACCGAGATGCTGAACTGGgcctgggggagagggacagaacagGAGTCAACATGTCAGTATTGGGTGACTAACTAATGGTCAACTAGTGTGTCCCTTCTCAGTCGGTGATTGGCCAACGGTGATCTTCCTCAGGAAACGATCATTGGTGTCCAACACTGAAAATGACACAAAGAcccataaaacattttatttctcATGATTTTTGATAATATGCAGTATGCACAATAACAGCTGCTTGTGTCTCCCAGACACAGTGCCAGACACCTCCATGCCAGGTAAGAGAGTCTGGGTCCATGTCCAGGTGGGCGACACGGTTGATCTCCTCAGTGAGAGTGGTGGGGTCAGTCTTTTCAATGCACACTCTCTATAGGagtcatacacacagacacttgCAGAGAAATTCTCTCACTAGCACAGCCAAGATGATAACGGCATTATCCAATTGTCATCCAATGAGCCGTTCTTTGTTCTGATGTTTTTACCTTCAGTCTGTTTATCTGGATGGGGAAGAACATCCGCTGACCTCCACTAAGGGGGACCAGACGGTTATATAAAGCCTGTGGGAGAGGTAATAAAAGAGAAAGATAAGAAATGGACTGACACACATACATGAAATACCACCTTGTGCAGTGCAACCTTTCTCAACaacagaggttgagagagagagttcaccTTGTCTATTTGAGTGGATTCGTGGAACACGCGGGCGTCACTGGCTGCCGCCACCAGGTTGTTGGCAGCTGTGATGGCATGGATATCGCTAGTGAGGTGGAGGTTGAACTGGAATCAGAATTAAGCTATATGGTCAGACACAGGCGAAGACGGTGAGCTTCATGTGTGCCCCCAGAGCCTGGACCAGTCCTATGGTGGTGGTGCTTTTTCCCTCCCCAAGCAGGGTGGGGTTGATTCTAGAGATACAGATAACATTAACACTGGTGTGAAAAGTTTCAGAGAGCATAACAGATCATCAATCTTGATAAATCAAGAGTTCTGTACCAGGCCACTGTAGTGACAAGGAGCACATTTGTACATTACACCTACAGCATGATAGAAAAATAACAGATTCAAGTCAAGAACAAAAGGTTATTGTACCCAGTACAAAATAActagcgagacagacagaccgagcgTACCCAGCAACCACCACGTATTTCCCATCAGGCTGTGCCCGCAGGCGTTTGAGGATGTCCAGCTGCACCTTGGCCTTGGTCTTCCCATAGAGCTCCACCTCTTCCAACAGCAGCCCCACCCCCCTGGCCATCCGGTCGATGGGCTTGAGTGCGCAGGAACCTGAGCTCACGATGTCACTAAGGGCCACAGTGGGGTCACACTCATTTAGTCAGCAGTAACAGCAGACAGAAAATGTTCCGCAAGCCTCTGAGGACCAAGTTTAGGGCTTTCCACCATGAAGGTAGAGACTCAAGACTAGAGCCTCCTCAGTTAGTGGATGCTTGAATTATTCAGCAACAGTATGGAGGAGTATTAAAAGTATGACTAAGTGACTACGAAATAGAGTGATTCCACATCAGAGAAGGTAGGCAGAGGATGAGGGGACCAAACTTGGCACCGGCAGGTTGAGCTTGATGTAGGTGATGCTCCACTTGCCTGGCTGGTGAGACTCCAGGAATCGCTTGGCACTGTGTTCTGGAGATGAAGAAAAGTCGCAAACCACACAGCCAATAAAAAGCTCTGACTACACGTTCAGCTTGGAATTTGTACATAACTCGAAGGCAATTTGCTATGGTTCTGCCTTATGGACAAAAGCTATTAATTCTAAGGGAATGTGCTCTGAGCAACCGTGGACTGCACAGTGCCATAAAAGTGAATAAAAAGAAAAATTGCTTTccattcattcatgtcgttagAATGCAATTGCCTCAGCTCAGAGGATTACCAGACAGAGGGAAATTAGCTTCTGAAGGAACACCTTATCTACTACAAAATGCTCCACAGTCTTTTTTTCCATAATGTCATGCTGCGGAAACAGGTGAATAACATTGATAAGGCCACAGGACAGGGAGTTGTTCCATCACAAACAAAATGACCACCAACTTTTCCCCTGAAATGTGAATTCTCACAGGATGAATTTTGGAGGTGAAGTGTTTTGTGTAATTACTAGTAGGGGTGACACTACCTTCGAAGCAGAGGTGGATCGGTAAGCTACACTCACGTCATGAGTAACTTTGGCTGAGATTTGAGGACTTGTATTCCAAGGCTTTAGCTTGGTGGGCTACCGTATTCTTGAGGCATACAGAATTCCCGTGTTCAGTCATTGGTTCCACTCCTCCTGGTACGAGAGTGATGAAGCCAGCCTGCTCCTTAGCAGAGGAGTATTGCACATCCCCCACCTCGCGCTTCCCACTGGGTCTCGTCCCATCTTAGAAGGTCAAAACAAGCGTAAGTGCCCCTAAACTTTACCCATAAATAAAAGTTGCCAGCTCCATGGGGAACTGATGACACACTAATGGTTAGCTCACATATTTGTTCTAAAAAGAAAGAATACTTGTCAAAAGGGAAACCAATGGAGGGGACCATACTAACCTAGGATGTGATTAATGCCACAGTCGATGACCACCGCTCCTTTCTTTACCCAATCTCCCGTCACCATCTCTACTTTCCCGAGCCCAACCACCAAGATGTCAGCTCTGCCCACCTGCAAAGAGGGGATTGGATGGATCTCCTCAAAATACTATATTAATGTATTTCGTGGAATGAGTCTGTCAATCTAATGTACATTAGTGCTGCTGTATATGGGATCTGTATGTGACATATTACTACCTGTATACATGATCGTGACGAGTTGGATGTAGTAATGGCCTGTATGACAGGTTATGGTTGTGAGTGTGTTCATGTTCTGAGTGAGCTTGTGACATGTTCTGGGCTTGGGTTTACCTCAGCAGCGAGGTCAGCAGTTTTTGAATGGCAGGTTGTCACGGTAGCGTGGTTCCACAGCAGCAGGTCATGCATGGGCGCACCCACAATCTTACTGCGGCCAATCACTACAGTTTTCTTCCCAGCCACTGACACACAATCATTAAATTGAGCACTTTTACATACCTCTTATGAACTTTGAGGGGTTCTGGACTGGATCTGACAGACATTTTGGTGTACAAAGCGATCTGAAAGTCGTAGGGTCCAGTGCCTTATAGTACCAGAAAGCCCCAGCTGTCCGCTCTCCACAACCACTCTGTCAGCGGAGCAGACTTGAAGTGTCAGGTTTCACACTCTACATTTGCATAGAGAATGACGTGTCACATTTTCTGGCCTATCCAGACAAATAATAGATTTGCTCTCCCTCTAAACGACGGGAGCCCAATTATGGATACTGCATATGAAAGAGGATAGTCTAGCGATTCCAGCAGTTGTGGTTTCATCTCATTATAACCACTTTCACTTGGTCACTTTGTGCATAAAGCTGAAGTTCTAACGAGTCTGCAGTAATTTGAATGGTGTCTCTGCATCATCACTCAGAGGAGACTTTACAGAAAATGCTCTGTCATCAGTTATATGAAATGGGGCCACATTTGTACACGAACTAAATATGATCATATTTATTTTCCAGTTCTAAGAAAATTTCAATCTTAAGTCATTCGTAATTTGATTGTTACTATATTTTAAAAGCTTTTCAGTCATTTCAAGTCCTATTTCCACACTTTTGTTGAAGATTTTTGTTATATTTTCACAATATTTGTAAGATGTACTTGAGCTTGTACTTGAGCTCACCTCAAAAGTAAGTTCAACTCAGCAATTTATAATTATTTCTACCAGAAAGGTGAGTTCTCGTCCTTTCTAGAACCTAGGCAGCATTACTAGTTTTTGTTTATGGGCATCATGAAAAAGTTTAACTTTTGGCTATGTCAATTTAGGCGGAAATCTATATTTTGCATTATCATTCAAGTCAAGTGATTCAGCTGACTGGCATTTAGTCCTATTTTCTCCACTGTACCCACCAGTCTGTCTGATGAGCTCCATGCACCCGTTAGGAGTACAGGGGATGAAACAGTCACCCAGGTCCCCACGGGACAATTTCCCTGCATTTATACTAGTCAGACTGGGAACACACAAACAGTACACTCATTATCAGCATCCGGTTTCTGATCAACAATTCTAACCACTAAGAGTTAGTCATacttacacatacagtggggtctgaaattattgacacctttgataaagatgagcaataatgattttttaaaaaaaattgtttatTCAAATACTAAGCTATATTATATGCTCAAAAACATTCTGGAAATTATataattttatactaatacaattgctcagagaaagagttTTTGTTTAATAAGTCATATTTTTTCTAAAACAAAGTAGGGGgtcgaaattattgacacccttaaaGATTCTTAGAAATAaaaagtcaaaagtttagtatttggtcccatattcacaaCATGCTTCTGAtgctacaaacttgttggatgcatttgtagTTCATTTTGGAGTCATTTTTATtctaaataagaatagaatgtttttattttacctttatttaactaggcaagtcagttaattaagaacaaattcttattttcaatgacggcctaggaacagtgggttaactgcctgttcagtggcagaatgacagatttgtaccttgtcagctcgggaatttgaacttgcaaccttccggttactagcccaacgctctaaccactaggctcccctgctaccccaggttagcctagtggttctAAACACTACTATATTAATGTGGATCCTATCATGAtcatggataatcctgaatgagtcgtgaataatgatgagtgagaaagttagaggtcaaagatcatacccccgttattggtaatggtgagaggttagcatatcTTGGGGgtactcatcattattcacgattactcatcattattcacattaaacaaaatctttctctgagcaattgtgttAGTATGAAATTATATAATTCCCCCATTTTTTTGCAGCTTTAAGGGAATATTGAGAAAACATCCTGGGTGAAGCTGCTACTACAGAACAATAATGTTTCATTCTATTGTTAATGTCGGCGTCTTCCCAACCTTGATACAGTATTTTTTCAATTTAATGACATTTTtgttaaatttaactaggcaagtcagttaagaacaaattgttatttacaatgacggccaaacccggacgacgctgggccaattgtgtgctgccctatgggactcactggcagatgtgatacagcctggatttgaaccagggactatagtgacTTCATTTCACATGAATGAGCAGGGGCTCAGCCATCGGTGGGTCTGGGGGGGACATAGGCCCACCCGCTTGGGCGCcaggcccacctactggggagccagggccagccaatcagaatgagtttttccccacaaaaaggctttattacagacagaaatacaactctgtttcatcagctgtctgggtgcctcgtctcagatgatcccacaggaaAAGAacctggatgtggaggtcctgggttggtgtggttacatgtggtctgcggttgtgaggccggttggatgtactgccaaattctgccAAAAcatgaggcggcttatggtagagaaattaacattcaattcactGGCAACAGTTTTggtgacattcctgcagtcagcatgacaattgcatgctccctcaacttgagtcatctgtggcattgtgttgtgtgacaaaaccggAGATTGTAGATTGgtcttattgtccccagcacaagatgcacctgtgtaattatcatgctgtttaatcatgcCACATCTGTCGGGTGGATGGACtttcttggcaaaagagaaatgctcacttacagagatgtaaacaaatttgtgcacaaacttTGAGAGAAGCTTTTcatgcgtatggaacatttctgggatcttttataccagctcatgaaacatgggaccaacacacatgttgcatttatatttttgttcagtatagattcaGCCGCGCGCCGATTTGTTCTTGAGCGGATGCTCAAGGTTTAGTAATATTTGACTAAACCTAGGTAACATTTGTATACAGTCAGACATACAATATCTCTCTATattacagtgcattaggaaagtattcagatcccttaactttttccacattttattacgttacagccttattctgaaattgattaaatttattttgttcctcagtctacacacaataccacataatgacaaagcaaaaacagctgtttttttaaagatattttagctaatttattaaacagaaataccttatttacataagtattcagaccctttgctatgagactcgaaattgagctcaggtgcatcctgtttccattgatcatcttgagatgtttctacaacttgggagtccacctgtggtaaattcaattgattggacatgatttggaaaggcacacacctgtctatataaggtcccaaagttgacagtgcatgtcagagcaaaaaccaagccatgaggttgaaggaattgtccatagagctccgagacaggattgtgtcgagggcacaaatctgggaaagggtaccaaaaatgttctgcagcattgaagggccccaagaacacagtggcctccatcat contains:
- the LOC121846895 gene encoding C-1-tetrahydrofolate synthase, cytoplasmic-like, whose amino-acid sequence is MPSTRWSLTPNGALGNLPICMAKTHLSLSHEADKKGVPTGFVLPIRDIRASVGAGFLYPLVGMMPTRPCCYDIDLDPETEQVNGLF